Within Ignavibacteria bacterium, the genomic segment GCAACGCTAAATTCAAGAAAGAGGTTTATTTATAAATGTTTGCTGTAGTTGATATTGCAGGTGTCCAATTTAAAGTTCAAGAAAAGGATACCGTACACGTACCAAAATTAGATGTCGAAGTTGGTAAAAAAGTGAAATTATCTAAGGTCCTTCTGTTATCTGGCGATTCAAAAACTGAAATCGGACAGCCATATTTAGCAGGTAAGACTGTTTCTGCAAAAGTGCTTGAACATATAAAAGACGATAAAGTCCTTGTCTTCAAAAAGAAAAGAAGAAAAGGTTATAAACGTTTACGCGGACATCGTCAGCAATTGACAA encodes:
- the rplU gene encoding 50S ribosomal protein L21 gives rise to the protein MFAVVDIAGVQFKVQEKDTVHVPKLDVEVGKKVKLSKVLLLSGDSKTEIGQPYLAGKTVSAKVLEHIKDDKVLVFKKKRRKGYKRLRGHRQQLTKIEIEKIK